One window of the Trifolium pratense cultivar HEN17-A07 linkage group LG2, ARS_RC_1.1, whole genome shotgun sequence genome contains the following:
- the LOC123907791 gene encoding serine/threonine-protein kinase ATM-like produces MPISSLIPLTGEFSAWKRGRGKPVESIKKSSFKFDFESPPGQGLVMLYIEKVEASLNGKNISHFTSKEEVFRNILTLHSLLDYPPGDYPVNLREDIVKGFVKICSFIREEGKISHKLVECINTYLLNDGPNLGFQLLEIHNAMQELMFQCWLTTHDRVLKACPKLIDRFKEIEENVKMDVFNTSSCVNLEMSQKVI; encoded by the exons ATGCCGATTTCATCGTTGATTCCGTTGACTGGAGAGTTCTCTGCTTGGAAAAGGGGTAGAGGGAAGCCTGTTGAATCTATCAAGAAATCAtcttttaagtttgattttgaaaGTCCACCTGGACAAG GCCTGGTGATGCTGTACATTGAGAAGGTTGAAGCAAGCTTGAATGGGAAAAACATAAGTCATTTTACTTCCAAAGAAGAGGTCTTCCGCAATATCTTAACTCTTCATTCACTTTTGGATTATCCTCCTGGAGACTACCCTGTTAATCTACGAGAAGACATTGTTAAGGGATTTGTCAAGATCTGTTCATTCATTAG GGAAGAAGGAAAGATATCACACAAACTTGTTGAATGTATCAATACATATTTGTTAAATGATGGTCCAAATTTGGGCTTTCAGTTGTTGGAGATTCATAATGCTATGCAGGAGTTAATGTTTCAATGTTGGCTGACAACACATGATCGAGTGCTTAAG GCTTGTCCAAAACTGATTGACAGATTTAAAGAGATAGAAGAAAATGTCAAG ATGGATGTATTTAATACGAGCTCTTGCGTCAATCTGGAAATGTCACAAAAGGTGATCTGA